The segment caggtcacactgagggtggccgtataaacaactttaacactgttacaaatatacgccacaaagtgaacccacagcaaacaagaatgacaaacacatttcgggagaacatccgcaccgtaacacaacataaacacaaataaacacaaccgaacaaatacccagaaccctttgcatcactaactcttccgggacgctacaatatgcacccccgctaccaccaaaccccgccccaactcaaacccgccgccgaaaagaagcattcaatttgtattttcattttatttgatatgccattgatattttttaattattttaaactcgattttgcgtgtcactataaagttatataatctTTGCTAGgtgaatattcaatgcaaaacttgtttgggtacctattaaaagattaatttgttcaacctcggcccgtggcttcgttcagttttaaattttggcccgctctgtatttgagtttgacacccctgacctagaggCTCCGCTTACAGCGCACTCGGACATGCCTCTGCTCACactgagagcagcacgcccacgcagctacaagcatGCAATCGGCAATCTTCACTCCTGATACTGATGAAGGTGAGATgcttaaaggaccagtggacccaggaaATTTAGTTCTCAAATGGTGTACCTTAAGCGACAAGCTTTATGCTCTATCCTTGTTTCCTCTCAGTGGTTTGATTTATTCCTTATCGTCTCCCGTGTTTCCGCAGTGTTTTGCTTCAGTTGccctggatctcgactgcctccctcgatcctcgactccACGCTCGCCCTTGGACTCTGACACCTCTCTCGCCCCGGATCACCTGCCTGCCCCATCGAATGCCTCGTTCCTTTGCTCTcatcaacacttggtaacacacacttcagctaactacacacatagccttacacacacacactcttgggtttgaCACAATTTCCTTAGGTTAGCTTATTTGTTAGTATTGTTTtgtattatatatgtacatatttttcaCTCTTGGGTTTGACACAATTTCCTTAGGTTAGCTTATTTGTTAGTATtgttttgtattatatatatatattttttatataatcaATTTTTGTACATAACatcccctggtgtctgttgccgtcatttcCTCTCTCTTAAACCATAACACTGATtgtgactttaactccagtggcAAAGAGTTCCACAGATGTGAAGCCTTCACTGAGAACGCAGACTGACCCAGAGTCGTCCGGCACCTTTTCACTCTACACCTCCCACTGACTCCGGGTTTTTGACTCTATTGTTCAGCTGTATTCTCCATTTTTCTACTAGAAGACTATTACTGTCTGGTACCACTTTATTTGGCTCTGGGGTGGCTTATTTTGCAGCGATATCCCCAAAAGAAAGCACAGAGACTGGATTACCAAGGTGTGTTTAATCATATAAGAAACTGCAAGACCCTTTTCGCTGGCTTACTATTTAATTAACCTATGAATTCAATTATAGACCAGTGTTAAAACACaggcttgtgtgtgtgtataatttcaagtggaaaaaaatgtcccaaaGTGCCAAGGTTGGTTCAAGACAGAACGAGGAGATTAAAGTCCAACAAGAAATCAGCAGTCCGGACGGGACTGTGACGACTGTCTGGGTGACGGGTGACTCGTTCTCCCGTTGAGGACAGGCGTCTCTTTGAGGTATATTTGAGAAATGTGCTGTTCCAGGGACAGTTGGACTGCTGTTGAACTCAGGGACAAGGAGTCAGGGTCGTCCTCTGAGTCGCTCTCGACTTGTCCACTTTCTTCAAGTTCGGGCACCAGCGCAGCTACACAAATCAAAACGTGCTTGATTAATTTCTCCGCTTGTTTAAGCACATAATGCCTGTTTCTCCAGCTTTACGCTTCCTTACCCTGCAGGCTGTTAGCTTCTGTGTCCCTTGTATGTTTAAAGTCCTCTTTTTTGCCCTACAAAAAAACGAAACAGTTTTAGACTCTTACCAGctcatttgcatgtgttgcaattagCCGTCCTTACGTAATTGTGTCTCCAAGACCAGTCTGGGTGTTGCTGGGAGTGCATTCGCTTCACTTTGTCGGCGAGGTCATAATATTTTGCTTTCTCCTCCTTGGATAGCAAATGCCACTACAGCATGTATGTGAAATACCATAACATGTCAAAAAAGTTACaatacaacattttacagtaatacaAGAATATAATGCATTTTGTTATTTGCATTGttttgctgtaataagcaggggcgtccatgataacgccgcttggatggcaacatatgttgctccaaaacctgtatgtacctttcagcattaatggtgccttcacagatgtgtaggttactcatgccttgggcactaataaacccccacaccatcacagatgctggcttttgaactttgcgcctataacaatccagatggttcttttcctctttgttccggagtacacaacatccacagtttccaaaaacattttgaaatgtggactcgtcagaccacagaccacttttctactttgcatcagtccatcttatttGAGCTTGGACCCAGCAAaattggcggcgtttctgggtgttgttgataaatggctttcgctttgcttatcagttttaacttgcacttataaatGTAGCaaaaaactgtagttactgacagtggttttctgaagtgttcctgagcccatgtggtgatatcctttacacactgatgtcgctttttgatgcagtaccgcctgagggatcgaagatccatAATATAATCActcatgtgcagtgatttctccagatttctctgaactttttgatgatattatgaaccgtagatggtgaaatccctaaatcccttgcaatagctggttgagaaatgttgttcttaaactgtttgacaatttgcacacgcatttgttcacaaagtggtgacccttgccccatccttgtttgtgaatgactgagcattttatggaagctgctttatacCCAACCATGTCACCAACCTGTTCAGAATTAGCCAGTTCATccgtgagatgttccaaataagtgtttgatgagcaattcctcaactttctcagtatatttttgccactagtgccagcttttttgaaacatgttgcaggctttaaattctaaatgagctaatatttgaaaaaaataacaaagtttaacaGGTCGAAcgttaagtgtcttgtctttgcagtcaattcaatagaatataggttgaaaagcatTTTCTGAATATTGTATTCTGTGTTTAGTTACGATTAACTCAACGTGCCAActacactggttttgggtttttgtacaTACTGATACTATACCCGGTTTCGTTATTGTTGATCCCCCCCCCACCTGTGTATAATTTCTACAGCTATAGCTTAGCAGTTAGCTGTGGTTTTAATTTGTATCTTTGTTCAGTGTGCagtgtagcatatttaactaCTCCTGGTCCTCTAGTCCTACAGTGATAATGACATTTGTAGGAAAAAAACTAGTTTAGAAGCTGCACTGTGGCGAGACGTTAGCAAGAACGCTACAATGCATGGTTGTTCACTTGTCGCTATCAATTTTGCAGgccacagctagaatgtgtcatcattGACGAACAAAAATAGAATGCGTCATCAATATAAATTGTCACACTAATACGCAATTAAAGCATATCATTATAATAGATATTATTTATAGTGTATCCCGTCTATATGGTGCAACCATTTAGCAAATTTTAAGCagataaaataaatgtaaattatataaTTTGTTTGTTACTGCAAATAACAATGATTAAAAACATTGTTAAATTAAAGTAACTGTAAAAACAGTTACTTTTGTGAAAAAAAGTTCAATGGAAAGGAGgcatttaaaaatgatttttgatcTACTCAAAGACCATTGGTGTGTCATATATACTGTAGAACAGATACAAATGCATCTAACTAAAATTTGATGCAGGTGTAATGCATtggtatttaaaaaatgtaatgttgccATTAAGGCATTGAAAAAGGTTGACCAGAGTAGTCACACTTACCATTCTCCCTAGGATTTTGTTAATATCTGCACTGTTTCGTAAGTGAGAATGGTGCTTCACCGCCTGCCGATGCTCCTTCATGAACAACATAAATGCATTCGGTGGTTTCTTGACATACGTTTCGTCCACTTTTCTGTTTTTCTTCCTAGAATGCAAGGGAAATAAACGGAAACATGGGTATGTGAAGTTAAAAGTAACAGTAACCGTCAAAGTTGTTGTAGTGAAAAGGACAATTTGCAAGCTCTATGCGCATGCCTAGAGGGTGTTAACTTTCTAA is part of the Nerophis ophidion isolate RoL-2023_Sa linkage group LG13, RoL_Noph_v1.0, whole genome shotgun sequence genome and harbors:
- the LOC133564977 gene encoding transcription factor 7-like 1-A, which gives rise to MDLSRFTSKCLPQNSAQAAGPRYTTNPQTISNQSRAFNGFIPIQNCYMQSSSMMATSSMHFVPMNHQNVQARPQNTEILPQIYNQANFVPEVTLPNGMNMRPVGLLNGELLYKVTAPNYTAPLPPTIPRIKKKNRKVDETYVKKPPNAFMLFMKEHRQAVKHHSHLRNSADINKILGRMWHLLSKEEKAKYYDLADKVKRMHSQQHPDWSWRHNYGKKEDFKHTRDTEANSLQAALVPELEESGQVESDSEDDPDSLSLSSTAVQLSLEQHISQIYLKETPVLNGRTSHPSPRQSSQSRPDC